One stretch of Lysobacter sp. TY2-98 DNA includes these proteins:
- a CDS encoding pseudouridine synthase produces the protein MRISKYISDTGLCSRREADRLIAEGRVTVNGLRARVGAEMAEGDEVLLDGQKLAVRKAAPGKRRHVYIALNKPVGVTCTTESSVPGNIVEFVGHQERIFPIGRLDKDSEGLILLTSNGDIVNEILRAENKLEKEYLVAVNNPVTDEFLRGMARGVPVHGQMTLPCRTGKLGRFGFRITLVQGLNRQIRLMAAHFGYRVKTLVRVRIGGVKLAHLKVGQWRNLTDAELHGLVPGRTDW, from the coding sequence ATGCGAATCAGCAAATACATCAGCGACACCGGCCTCTGCTCGCGACGCGAAGCGGACCGCCTGATCGCGGAAGGCCGCGTCACCGTCAACGGCCTGCGCGCCCGCGTCGGCGCGGAAATGGCCGAAGGCGACGAGGTGCTGCTCGACGGGCAGAAGCTCGCCGTTCGCAAGGCGGCACCGGGCAAGCGTCGCCATGTCTACATCGCGCTCAACAAGCCGGTGGGCGTGACCTGCACGACCGAGAGTTCAGTCCCCGGCAACATCGTGGAGTTCGTCGGCCACCAGGAGCGCATCTTTCCGATCGGCCGCCTCGACAAGGATTCCGAAGGCCTGATCCTGCTCACCAGCAACGGCGACATCGTCAACGAGATCCTGCGCGCGGAGAACAAGCTGGAGAAGGAATACCTGGTCGCGGTGAATAACCCGGTGACCGACGAATTCCTGCGCGGCATGGCGCGTGGCGTGCCGGTGCATGGGCAGATGACGCTGCCGTGCCGCACCGGAAAGCTCGGGCGCTTCGGTTTCCGCATCACGCTGGTGCAGGGCCTGAACCGGCAGATCCGCCTGATGGCCGCGCACTTCGGTTATCGGGTCAAGACGCTGGTGCGCGTGCGCATCGGCGGCGTCAAGCTCGCCCATCTGAAGGTCGGGCAGTGGCGCAACCTCACCGACGCCGAACTGCACGGGCTGGTGCCGGGTCGTACCGACTGGTAG
- a CDS encoding glutathione S-transferase family protein has translation MRTLYYAPGAASFVVHWLLIELGLDAELRKVDTAAGEQKSPEYLALNPNGVVPTFVDEGRPMFEAAAIIMTLGDRYASGRLAPMFDAPERATYNQWMFHLANAVQPLFRIWWYPHEPAGEANAELVRQQVIPRIEAAWQRLDDHLAKNGPYLLGGQPSIADFYLTMLMRWSRNMPKPADRFPHLGALAAKMKARPSFATLYEREGLTDWA, from the coding sequence ATGCGCACCCTGTACTACGCCCCCGGCGCGGCGAGCTTCGTCGTGCACTGGCTGCTGATCGAGCTGGGCCTCGACGCCGAGCTTCGCAAGGTCGACACAGCGGCCGGCGAACAGAAGAGCCCCGAATACCTCGCGCTCAATCCGAACGGCGTCGTGCCCACGTTCGTCGATGAAGGCCGACCGATGTTCGAAGCCGCGGCCATCATCATGACGCTGGGTGACCGCTACGCGTCCGGCCGCCTTGCGCCGATGTTCGACGCACCAGAGCGCGCGACCTATAACCAGTGGATGTTCCACCTCGCGAATGCGGTGCAACCGTTGTTTCGCATCTGGTGGTATCCGCACGAGCCGGCAGGCGAGGCCAATGCGGAGCTGGTGCGCCAGCAGGTGATCCCGCGCATCGAAGCGGCATGGCAGCGTCTCGACGACCACCTCGCCAAGAACGGGCCCTACCTGCTGGGTGGACAGCCGAGCATCGCCGACTTCTACCTGACGATGCTGATGCGCTGGTCGCGCAACATGCCCAAGCCCGCGGACCGCTTTCCGCATCTGGGCGCGCTCGCTGCCAAGATGAAGGCGCGACCCTCGTTCGCCACGCTCTACGAGCGCGAAGGCCTCACCGACTGGGCCTGA
- a CDS encoding DUF3298 and DUF4163 domain-containing protein: protein MEIKDVLDTSSKHVIGVSYPKDLSKYPGLAALAQRYAAQARQQVLDAERQRPPGTAAGPYELSLEFQLRHESPQLVVLAVDGSTFTGGAHSTPMIQRWVWLPAQNRQLTAAELFPQAQSWQRIATDVRTQLQTELQQRLDADEIAPHERAQLLKSATAMIEGGTEPKADDFAVFEPVFDDAGHISALRFVFPPYQVGPFSDGTHTVELPAAQLVQDVAPAYRALFATTG, encoded by the coding sequence GTGGAGATCAAGGACGTGCTCGACACCTCGTCGAAGCACGTCATCGGCGTCAGCTACCCCAAGGACCTGTCGAAATATCCCGGGCTCGCCGCACTCGCGCAGCGTTACGCCGCGCAGGCGCGCCAGCAGGTGCTCGACGCCGAACGCCAGCGCCCGCCGGGCACGGCTGCGGGGCCGTACGAGCTGTCGCTGGAGTTCCAGCTTCGCCACGAATCGCCGCAGCTCGTTGTGCTCGCGGTCGACGGCAGCACCTTTACCGGCGGCGCGCACAGCACGCCGATGATCCAGCGCTGGGTCTGGCTGCCTGCGCAGAACCGCCAGCTGACCGCCGCCGAGCTGTTCCCGCAGGCGCAGAGCTGGCAGCGCATCGCGACCGACGTGCGCACGCAGCTGCAGACCGAACTGCAGCAGCGCCTGGACGCCGATGAGATCGCGCCGCATGAGCGCGCGCAGCTGCTGAAGTCGGCGACGGCGATGATCGAAGGCGGCACCGAACCGAAGGCCGACGATTTCGCGGTGTTCGAGCCGGTCTTCGACGACGCCGGGCACATCAGCGCGCTGCGCTTCGTGTTCCCGCCGTACCAGGTCGGGCCGTTTTCCGATGGCACCCACACGGTCGAGTTGCCGGCGGCGCAGCTGGTGCAGGACGTCGCTCCGGCGTACCGCGCACTGTTCGCGACAACCGGCTGA
- a CDS encoding alpha-ketoglutarate-dependent dioxygenase AlkB, protein MPSSTGQPSLFATGDVALFDDAEGGIRYRPGLIDVDTASRLFHALLQNVEWRALQREMYERTVDVPRLIASYPLDAPALPSAVGEILQVVQQVVDAPFDSVGINLYRDGGDSVAPHSDTLHALMPRQPIALVSLGDVRDMVITPKPGIRGRRIRLPLEPGSLLLMSHASQSTHDHGIPKTREAVGPRISLAFRVRQPGGDLLRGYRPAG, encoded by the coding sequence ATGCCTTCGTCCACCGGCCAGCCCTCGCTTTTCGCCACCGGCGACGTCGCCCTGTTCGACGACGCCGAGGGCGGCATCCGCTATCGCCCCGGCCTGATCGATGTCGACACGGCGTCGCGCTTGTTCCACGCGTTGCTGCAGAACGTCGAATGGCGCGCGCTGCAGCGGGAGATGTACGAGCGCACGGTCGATGTGCCGCGCCTCATCGCGTCGTACCCACTCGATGCGCCTGCATTGCCGTCGGCAGTCGGCGAAATACTCCAGGTCGTGCAACAGGTGGTCGATGCGCCGTTCGACTCGGTCGGCATCAACCTCTATCGCGACGGCGGCGACAGCGTCGCCCCGCACAGCGACACGCTGCACGCGCTGATGCCGCGGCAGCCGATCGCACTGGTTTCGCTCGGCGATGTGCGCGACATGGTGATCACGCCCAAGCCCGGCATTCGCGGACGACGCATCCGCCTGCCGCTCGAACCGGGCAGCCTGCTGCTGATGAGCCATGCCTCGCAGTCGACGCACGACCACGGCATCCCGAAGACGCGCGAGGCCGTTGGCCCGCGCATCAGCCTCGCGTTTCGCGTGCGCCAGCCGGGCGGTGACCTGCTGCGAGGCTATCGGCCTGCCGGCTGA
- a CDS encoding rhomboid family intramembrane serine protease, producing MLTLLIIAVTAIVSWLAFQNGRLAERLILWPPAVKRGQVDRLLTHGFIHADLSHLFFNMLTLFFFGRLTEQVIESLAGPVVFVFFYVSAVVVAILPSYLRHRDDSRYRSLGASGAVAAMLFAAILIDPWMMIFIPIPVPGVLYGIGYVGWSWWADRNSQDGVNHNAHLSGAIYGVLFMLVMNPAVGPHFLAALMSPHF from the coding sequence ATGCTGACTCTTCTCATCATTGCCGTGACCGCGATCGTTTCATGGCTCGCGTTCCAGAACGGCCGGCTCGCCGAACGCCTGATTTTGTGGCCGCCCGCGGTGAAACGGGGACAGGTCGATCGGCTGCTCACGCATGGCTTCATCCATGCGGACCTGTCGCACCTGTTCTTCAACATGCTGACACTGTTCTTCTTCGGTCGCCTGACCGAGCAGGTCATCGAAAGCCTCGCCGGCCCGGTCGTGTTCGTCTTCTTCTACGTGTCCGCGGTGGTCGTCGCGATCCTGCCGAGCTACCTGCGTCATCGCGACGACAGCCGTTATCGCAGCCTCGGTGCGTCCGGCGCGGTCGCTGCCATGTTGTTCGCCGCGATCCTGATCGATCCGTGGATGATGATCTTCATCCCGATCCCCGTGCCCGGCGTCCTCTACGGCATCGGCTACGTCGGCTGGTCGTGGTGGGCCGATCGCAACAGCCAGGATGGCGTGAACCACAACGCGCACCTGTCCGGCGCGATCTACGGCGTGCTGTTCATGCTGGTCATGAATCCCGCGGTGGGCCCGCACTTCCTCGCCGCGCTGATGTCGCCGCACTTCTGA
- a CDS encoding MliC family protein: protein MTTRSVLFFLACTALFAGCNARSPDSPSGAAPAASGDAPPPPPRATASIAPIHGIATYVERIKMPPGASLMVELLDAASGSVATSKTLGDVAGPPYPFELPVPSTPHPAGYAVRATLIGPDGQRWFETPAPVGAMPGGDVVEVRMRRATAGDAAPVEPSGPIAHWECGDLGVMSRFDDTPKQVRLAYNGASLTLPIAMSASGARYADAHGNEFWTKGATGTLTLTGEAARDCVQARQASPWNQAVLTGATFRAAGSEPGWMALIAGTPPKLDALLDYGQDHVTATLTATANGYKGVDVSGRAVRLEIRKERCRDGMSGQAFEATVTLSVGDGVYRGCGANLQD, encoded by the coding sequence ATGACCACACGATCCGTTCTGTTCTTCCTTGCCTGCACCGCGTTGTTCGCGGGCTGCAACGCGCGCTCGCCCGATTCGCCGTCCGGCGCCGCACCCGCAGCGTCGGGCGACGCGCCACCTCCGCCGCCGCGTGCGACCGCATCAATCGCACCCATCCACGGCATCGCGACGTACGTGGAACGCATCAAGATGCCGCCGGGTGCGTCGCTCATGGTGGAGCTGCTCGACGCGGCGTCGGGGTCGGTCGCCACCAGCAAGACACTGGGCGACGTCGCCGGTCCGCCCTACCCGTTCGAACTCCCCGTTCCGTCGACACCGCATCCCGCCGGTTATGCCGTGCGCGCGACGCTGATCGGTCCGGACGGCCAGCGCTGGTTCGAAACGCCTGCGCCGGTCGGCGCCATGCCCGGCGGGGACGTCGTCGAAGTGCGCATGCGTCGCGCGACGGCCGGCGATGCGGCGCCCGTCGAGCCCAGTGGACCGATCGCGCACTGGGAATGCGGCGACCTCGGCGTGATGTCGCGCTTCGACGACACGCCCAAGCAGGTTCGACTCGCGTACAACGGCGCGTCGCTCACGCTGCCGATCGCGATGTCGGCGTCCGGTGCGCGCTACGCCGATGCCCACGGCAACGAGTTCTGGACCAAGGGCGCGACGGGCACCCTCACGTTGACGGGTGAAGCCGCACGCGATTGCGTGCAGGCGAGGCAGGCTTCGCCATGGAACCAGGCGGTGCTGACCGGCGCGACCTTCCGCGCGGCCGGTAGCGAGCCGGGCTGGATGGCCCTGATCGCCGGCACGCCACCGAAGCTCGACGCGCTGCTCGACTACGGGCAGGACCACGTCACTGCGACCCTCACGGCAACGGCGAACGGCTATAAAGGCGTGGACGTCTCGGGTCGCGCCGTGCGCCTCGAGATCCGCAAGGAGCGTTGTCGCGACGGCATGAGCGGCCAGGCCTTCGAGGCGACGGTCACGCTCAGCGTCGGCGACGGCGTTTACCGCGGCTGCGGTGCGAACCTGCAGGACTGA
- a CDS encoding DUF1579 domain-containing protein produces the protein MALQSLTNAPTDFDFVIGDWHVTHRRLKERLANCTEWVEFDGEMSTRAVLGGFGNIEDNLLKFPEGEFRAVALRSYDASKGTWSIWWLDGRFPDRVDVPVVGRFENGVGTFFANDMFGDMPIVIRFIWSKTNADHLRWEQAFSADGGASWETNWTMDFRRRA, from the coding sequence ATGGCACTTCAATCACTGACCAACGCGCCCACGGATTTCGACTTCGTGATCGGCGACTGGCACGTCACGCACCGTCGCCTCAAGGAACGCCTCGCGAACTGCACGGAATGGGTGGAGTTCGACGGGGAGATGTCGACGCGCGCCGTGCTCGGCGGCTTCGGCAACATCGAAGACAACCTGCTCAAGTTTCCGGAAGGCGAATTCCGCGCGGTCGCGCTGCGCTCGTACGACGCCTCGAAGGGCACGTGGTCGATCTGGTGGCTGGACGGCCGCTTTCCGGATCGCGTCGACGTGCCGGTGGTGGGGCGCTTCGAAAACGGCGTCGGCACCTTCTTCGCGAATGACATGTTCGGCGACATGCCGATCGTCATCCGCTTCATCTGGTCGAAGACCAATGCCGACCACCTGCGCTGGGAACAGGCGTTCTCGGCCGACGGTGGCGCGAGCTGGGAAACCAACTGGACGATGGATTTCCGCCGCCGCGCCTAA
- the thpR gene encoding RNA 2',3'-cyclic phosphodiesterase translates to MTANPNPATTGGGHRLFFALWPTDDVRVALGRATHGVEMFVGAGRRTASEKHHLTLHFLGGWPAPPDDVIEQACDAAATVRADALRLVIDHAGGFAAARVGWLAPSANAGLEALWASLGRALDDAGIRYRSHERFTPHVTVLRNVRGRLAEVAIDPVPWSVHDFVLVHSHDGCYDIVDRWPLQP, encoded by the coding sequence GTGACAGCGAACCCGAATCCTGCGACCACCGGCGGCGGCCATCGGCTGTTCTTCGCGCTGTGGCCGACGGATGACGTGCGCGTCGCGCTCGGTCGGGCCACGCACGGCGTGGAGATGTTCGTCGGGGCGGGTCGACGCACCGCGAGCGAAAAGCATCACCTGACGCTGCATTTTCTCGGCGGCTGGCCCGCCCCACCGGACGACGTGATTGAACAGGCATGTGATGCGGCGGCAACGGTGCGCGCCGACGCGCTCCGTCTTGTCATCGATCATGCGGGCGGTTTTGCAGCGGCACGCGTGGGTTGGCTTGCGCCTTCGGCCAATGCCGGGCTGGAGGCGCTGTGGGCTTCGCTCGGACGGGCGCTGGACGACGCAGGCATCCGCTATCGCTCGCACGAACGCTTTACCCCGCATGTGACGGTTCTACGCAACGTGCGGGGACGATTGGCGGAGGTCGCGATCGATCCCGTTCCGTGGTCCGTCCACGATTTCGTGCTCGTGCACAGCCACGACGGTTGCTACGACATCGTCGATCGCTGGCCGCTTCAGCCCTAG
- the ggt gene encoding gamma-glutamyltransferase — MKRPVLHVLAIAVFSLVVALPAAAKGPVPAKTAATTTRGAHPPGVAIASAHALATDAGMEMLRKGGNAFDAAVAVSGVLSVVEPVSSGIGGGGFFLLHDANTGRDVFVDARETAPESATPAAFLDAKGDLDRDRAQNGPWSAGIPGLPAALVHIAQKYGKLPLTTTLAPAIRIAREGFPVYPRLEKGYASRRTVMERYRGTRAVFLADGDPPKVGETFEQPELAHTLELIATRGFDGFYRGETATRLLAAVTEEGGHWTAAELQNYRVRERTPLKFDYRGWKITTAPPPSSGGVALAEILQTVSGWDLQKLDAAHRTHILTEAMRRAFRDRTIYLGDPDFVKMPLSRLMSPDYAAGLRATIHPDKATPSDLLPGQPAPLEDDETTHFSIMDAQGNLVSTTQTVNLTYGSGMVAPGTGVLLNNEMDDFALKPGTANAFGVMGFEANAPKAGKRMLSSMSPSFMESKDKLVVIGAPGGSRIITEVLLGMLGYDAGLSAQQVAALPRIHHQWLPDVISAEAGALDPQTVTALEAMGHKVNAAEASWGNLQTVAWDKRANTLEGGTDPRNPSGKAATDLRPSGAER, encoded by the coding sequence ATGAAGCGTCCTGTGCTGCACGTGCTCGCCATCGCCGTTTTCTCGCTGGTCGTCGCGCTGCCTGCGGCCGCGAAAGGCCCGGTGCCGGCGAAAACGGCCGCGACGACGACGCGCGGCGCGCACCCGCCCGGCGTAGCGATCGCCAGCGCGCACGCGCTCGCCACCGATGCCGGCATGGAGATGCTCCGCAAGGGCGGCAATGCGTTCGACGCGGCGGTCGCAGTGTCGGGCGTGCTGTCGGTGGTCGAGCCGGTGAGTTCGGGCATTGGTGGCGGCGGGTTCTTCCTCCTGCATGACGCGAACACCGGTCGCGACGTCTTCGTCGACGCGCGCGAAACCGCGCCGGAATCGGCCACGCCCGCGGCGTTCCTCGATGCCAAGGGCGATCTCGATCGCGACCGCGCGCAGAACGGCCCGTGGTCGGCCGGCATTCCCGGTCTACCCGCCGCGCTGGTGCACATCGCGCAGAAGTACGGAAAGCTGCCGCTGACGACGACACTGGCGCCGGCGATCCGCATCGCGCGCGAAGGCTTTCCCGTCTATCCGCGCCTCGAGAAGGGCTATGCGAGTCGGCGCACGGTGATGGAGCGCTATCGCGGCACGCGCGCGGTGTTCCTCGCTGACGGTGATCCGCCGAAGGTCGGCGAAACGTTCGAGCAACCGGAACTCGCGCACACGCTGGAGCTGATCGCGACCAGGGGTTTCGACGGCTTCTACCGCGGCGAAACCGCGACCAGGCTGCTCGCGGCGGTGACGGAGGAGGGCGGGCACTGGACCGCAGCCGAGCTGCAGAACTACCGCGTGCGCGAGCGCACGCCGCTCAAGTTCGATTACCGCGGCTGGAAGATCACGACCGCGCCGCCGCCGTCGTCCGGTGGCGTCGCGCTCGCTGAAATCCTGCAGACGGTATCGGGCTGGGACCTGCAGAAGCTCGACGCAGCGCATCGCACGCACATCCTCACCGAGGCCATGCGCCGCGCATTCCGCGACCGCACGATCTACCTCGGCGACCCGGACTTCGTGAAGATGCCGCTGTCGCGCCTGATGTCGCCGGATTACGCGGCCGGCCTGCGCGCCACCATCCACCCCGACAAGGCGACGCCGAGTGACCTGCTGCCGGGTCAGCCCGCGCCCTTGGAAGACGACGAGACCACCCACTTCTCGATCATGGACGCGCAGGGCAACCTGGTGTCGACGACGCAGACGGTCAACCTGACCTACGGCTCCGGCATGGTCGCGCCGGGAACGGGCGTGCTGCTCAACAACGAGATGGACGACTTCGCGCTCAAGCCGGGCACCGCGAACGCGTTCGGCGTCATGGGCTTCGAGGCGAATGCGCCCAAGGCCGGCAAGCGCATGCTGAGTTCGATGTCGCCGAGCTTCATGGAGTCGAAAGACAAGCTCGTCGTGATCGGCGCGCCCGGCGGCAGCCGCATCATCACCGAGGTCCTGCTCGGCATGCTCGGTTACGACGCGGGGCTTTCCGCGCAGCAGGTCGCTGCGCTGCCGCGCATCCACCATCAATGGCTGCCGGATGTGATCTCCGCCGAAGCTGGTGCACTCGATCCGCAAACGGTGACCGCACTCGAAGCGATGGGCCACAAGGTCAACGCCGCCGAGGCGAGCTGGGGCAACCTTCAGACGGTTGCCTGGGACAAGCGGGCGAACACGCTGGAGGGCGGCACCGATCCGCGCAATCCGAGCGGCAAGGCGGCCACCGACCTGCGGCCCAGCGGCGCCGAGCGCTGA
- a CDS encoding YbjQ family protein, with amino-acid sequence MDPYNNTAAPSHANGALSLNDTMVTTALELPGMRVVRNLGLVRGITVRSRSVVGNFLGGIQTLFGGNITIYTQLCEQARMETYRDMMLHARQLGANAVIAVRYDATELMAGLTEVLCYGTAVVVEPER; translated from the coding sequence ATGGACCCGTACAACAACACTGCCGCGCCCTCGCACGCCAACGGTGCGCTGTCGCTCAATGACACGATGGTCACCACCGCGCTGGAACTCCCCGGCATGCGCGTGGTGCGCAACCTGGGACTCGTGCGTGGCATCACCGTGCGATCGCGCTCGGTGGTCGGCAATTTCCTCGGCGGCATCCAGACGCTGTTCGGCGGCAACATCACCATCTACACGCAGCTCTGCGAGCAGGCGCGCATGGAGACCTACCGCGACATGATGCTGCACGCGCGCCAGCTGGGCGCGAATGCCGTCATCGCGGTGCGCTATGACGCGACGGAGCTTATGGCGGGACTCACCGAAGTCCTGTGCTACGGCACGGCCGTCGTCGTCGAGCCCGAACGCTGA
- a CDS encoding M14 family metallopeptidase has protein sequence MNRTPLLVALLAVALPVFAQDALTTVAERSGFVRTGRYDEVIALCDAFAAKYPNAVRCETFGTTPEGRPMKALIASTSGALTPEAARAKNLPVTLMQGGIHAGEIDGKDAGFLALREMLDGKLAKGVLDRQVFVFVPVFNIDGHERFKAWNRPNQRGPEEMGWRATAQNLNLNRDYMKADAPEMRAMLALIERWDPVAYVDLHVTDGAKFQHDVAVQVEPVNSGDEKLRVAGRALRHGTIDRLTRQGALPLPFYPSFVKGDDPSSGFEDGVSTPRFSLGYMQLRNRMAMLVETHSWRPYAYRVNTTHNAIIAVLEQVAANGVAWQRLEREADDRATKLAGTSVPLDYKATEAARTIDFKGYAYTRTPSTVSGALMTRYDESKPQIWRIPLHDVVVPRISANAPRAGYVVPAAWIDMVKPTLDAHRIRYTRLDAPLDNIAAQSWRASTIKFSSDSFEGHQRLDAQGTWTPETRSLVAGALFVPIAQPKARLVMGLLEPTAPDAIAAWGRTNTAFERKEYMEDYVAEEEAEKMLAADPALRAEFDKRLKDDPDFAKSPEQRLEFFYRRHSAWDERYGLYPVLRVDTAPR, from the coding sequence ATGAACCGCACGCCGCTGCTCGTTGCCCTGCTCGCCGTCGCCCTCCCCGTCTTCGCGCAGGACGCGCTCACCACCGTCGCCGAGCGCAGCGGATTCGTGCGTACGGGGCGTTACGACGAGGTCATCGCCCTTTGCGACGCCTTCGCCGCCAAGTACCCGAACGCGGTGCGCTGCGAGACCTTCGGCACCACGCCGGAAGGCCGGCCGATGAAGGCGCTGATCGCCTCGACCTCCGGCGCTCTGACGCCCGAAGCCGCGCGTGCGAAGAACCTGCCGGTGACGCTGATGCAGGGCGGCATCCACGCCGGCGAGATCGACGGCAAGGACGCCGGCTTCCTCGCACTGCGGGAAATGCTCGACGGCAAGCTCGCGAAGGGTGTGCTCGACCGTCAGGTCTTCGTGTTCGTGCCGGTGTTCAACATCGATGGCCACGAACGCTTCAAGGCCTGGAACCGCCCGAACCAGCGCGGGCCCGAGGAAATGGGCTGGCGCGCCACCGCGCAGAACCTCAACCTCAATCGCGACTACATGAAGGCCGACGCGCCGGAGATGCGCGCGATGCTCGCGCTGATCGAGCGCTGGGATCCGGTCGCGTACGTCGACCTGCACGTCACCGACGGCGCGAAGTTCCAGCACGATGTCGCGGTGCAGGTCGAACCGGTGAACTCGGGCGACGAGAAGCTGCGGGTCGCCGGTCGCGCGCTGCGCCATGGCACGATCGATCGACTCACCAGACAGGGCGCGCTGCCGCTGCCCTTCTATCCGTCGTTCGTGAAGGGCGACGACCCGTCGTCCGGCTTCGAGGACGGCGTGTCGACGCCGCGTTTCTCGCTGGGCTACATGCAGCTGCGCAACCGCATGGCGATGCTGGTCGAAACGCATTCGTGGCGGCCGTACGCCTACCGCGTCAACACGACGCACAACGCGATCATCGCGGTGCTCGAGCAGGTGGCCGCGAACGGCGTTGCCTGGCAGCGTCTTGAGCGTGAGGCCGACGATCGCGCGACCAAGCTGGCCGGAACGTCGGTGCCACTCGACTACAAGGCCACCGAGGCCGCACGTACGATCGACTTCAAGGGCTACGCCTACACGCGCACGCCGTCGACGGTCTCCGGCGCGTTGATGACGCGCTATGACGAGAGCAAGCCGCAGATCTGGCGCATCCCTCTGCACGACGTCGTCGTTCCGCGCATCAGTGCCAATGCACCGCGCGCCGGCTACGTCGTGCCTGCCGCGTGGATCGACATGGTCAAGCCGACGCTCGACGCACACCGCATCCGGTACACGCGCCTGGACGCGCCGCTCGACAACATCGCCGCACAGAGCTGGCGTGCGAGCACGATCAAGTTCTCGTCGGATTCGTTCGAGGGCCACCAGCGCCTGGACGCGCAGGGCACGTGGACGCCCGAAACGCGTTCGCTCGTCGCCGGCGCGCTGTTCGTACCGATCGCGCAGCCGAAGGCGCGACTGGTGATGGGCCTGCTCGAACCCACCGCACCCGACGCGATCGCCGCGTGGGGCCGCACGAACACGGCGTTCGAGCGCAAGGAATACATGGAGGATTACGTCGCCGAGGAAGAAGCGGAAAAGATGCTCGCCGCCGATCCCGCGCTGCGGGCCGAATTCGACAAGCGCCTGAAGGATGATCCGGATTTCGCGAAGAGTCCCGAGCAGCGGCTCGAGTTCTTCTACCGCCGCCACAGCGCGTGGGACGAGCGCTACGGCCTGTATCCGGTGCTGCGCGTGGACACGGCACCGCGCTGA
- a CDS encoding DUF72 domain-containing protein → MASKQLHIGSAGWSLSRASAPFFPGDGTHLERYARRFNMAEINSSFYRPHQASTYGKWAASVPSGFRFAVKFPRAATHDARLRGCVPVIDTFLSQVSGLGDRLGPILVQLPPSLQFEARTANAFFRALRARFDGAIVCEPRHASWFEKKTDAFWSRFEVSRVAADPVRDAEAAKPGGAGRVRYWRLHGSPRIYYDAYGEEGLQPWARDIRAARRKGHDCWVVFDNTAHSHAIPDALRLQAMLTRARKPA, encoded by the coding sequence ATGGCAAGCAAACAACTGCACATCGGCAGCGCAGGGTGGAGTCTGTCGCGGGCGAGCGCACCGTTCTTTCCCGGCGACGGCACCCATCTCGAACGCTATGCGCGGCGTTTCAACATGGCCGAGATCAATTCCTCGTTCTATCGGCCGCATCAGGCGTCCACGTACGGGAAGTGGGCGGCGAGCGTCCCGTCGGGCTTCCGGTTCGCAGTTAAGTTCCCGCGCGCGGCGACGCACGATGCGCGGCTACGCGGCTGCGTTCCGGTGATCGACACGTTCCTCTCGCAGGTAAGCGGGCTCGGTGATCGCCTCGGGCCGATCCTCGTGCAATTGCCGCCTAGCCTGCAGTTCGAGGCCCGCACCGCGAACGCGTTCTTCCGTGCACTGCGCGCTCGTTTCGACGGCGCCATCGTCTGCGAGCCTCGCCACGCATCGTGGTTCGAGAAGAAGACGGACGCGTTCTGGTCGCGCTTCGAGGTGTCCCGCGTCGCTGCCGACCCCGTGCGCGACGCGGAGGCGGCAAAGCCGGGCGGCGCCGGCCGCGTGCGCTACTGGCGCCTGCACGGCTCGCCGCGCATCTACTACGACGCGTACGGCGAAGAAGGACTGCAGCCCTGGGCGCGCGACATCCGCGCCGCGCGCCGCAAGGGTCACGACTGCTGGGTCGTGTTCGACAACACCGCGCACAGCCACGCGATTCCCGACGCGCTGCGACTGCAGGCGATGCTCACCCGCGCACGCAAGCCGGCGTGA
- a CDS encoding GNAT family N-acetyltransferase encodes MDIQHQPENERFVVLTDGHEAEMNYRREGDVLVITHTGVPSEIGGRGIAGDLVRAGFDYARAHGLRVRPACSYAVAWAQRHPDYADVLAS; translated from the coding sequence ATGGACATCCAGCACCAGCCCGAGAACGAGCGTTTCGTCGTGCTCACCGACGGCCACGAGGCCGAGATGAACTACCGCCGCGAGGGCGACGTCCTGGTCATCACGCACACCGGCGTTCCGTCCGAAATCGGCGGGCGCGGCATCGCGGGTGACCTGGTGCGTGCCGGCTTCGACTACGCGCGTGCCCACGGCCTCCGTGTCCGTCCGGCCTGCAGCTACGCGGTCGCCTGGGCGCAGCGCCACCCCGACTATGCGGACGTGCTCGCAAGCTGA